A stretch of Uloborus diversus isolate 005 unplaced genomic scaffold, Udiv.v.3.1 scaffold_239, whole genome shotgun sequence DNA encodes these proteins:
- the LOC129233194 gene encoding uncharacterized protein LOC129233194, which translates to MGLLVDMPKQISGTTNDGNTARRFFANPTLSSDITGLDIELIQRFSIILQAVSSEQEINEDEFEKFTFDTAKLYVQLYNWYFMPASVHKLLIHGRQIIEHAILPIGQLSEEAQEARNKDFKAFREYFSRKYSRQKTLEDIIHMLLITSDPLITKLRSNSKKHENLLSKEAALLLRNNQKINYSSSDSSSAEDDENFSY; encoded by the coding sequence atgggCCTTTTGGTAGATATGCCGAAGCAAATTTCTGGAACAACAAATGACGGAAACACTGCTCGCAGATTTTTTGCTAATCCGACTTTGTCATCCGATATAACGGGATTAGACATTGAACTTATACAgcgtttttcaataattttacaagcTGTTTCTAGTGAACAAGAAATAAATGAAGACGAATTTGAAAAGTTTACTTTTGACACTGCGAAACTGTATGTTCAACTATATAACTGGTATTTTATGCCGGCTAGTGTACATAAGTTGTTAATTCATGGAAGACAAATTATTGAGCATGCCATTCTACCAATAGGACAACTTTCTGAAGAAGCGCAAGAGGCTCGAAATAAAGATTTCAAAGCTTTCCGAGAATATTTCTCACGAAAATATTCAAGGCAAAAAACTTTGGAAGACATAATACATATGTTACTTATTACGTCTGACCCTTTAATTACAAAGCTGAGAAGCAACTCTAAAAAACATGAGAATTTACTATCTAAAGAAGCTGCATTGTTGTTGAGAAACAATCAAAAGATAAACTACAGTTCCTCGGACAGTAGTTCTGCTGAAGATGACGAAAATTTTAGTTATTGA